TACCATCAAAAAATGGACAAATACTAGGCAATTCCGCACACATTCATCAACTCAGCCTGGGATCCTTTGTATTAGTTTGGACAAATTCCACTACGACCCATTCATACCTACTAAAAATTCATACGTATACACAGGAGGCAATGATGGAATCGTCGTTTATTTTGACCTTGAGCAGGAAAAGTCAATTTCTAAGCTTTTGGGCCATACGAAGCCCGTTAATTGTGTAGATTCTCACCAACAACAATCTATTTGCATCAGTGGTTCTGATGATAAAACTATACGCATATGGAAAGGTGATGATGAATCTGGGGAGTTTAAAACTATTTACTTGGTGCGTAAACacaaatcatcaattacATCAGTTAATATACATCCGATACAAGACTTTTTTGCATCTTCCGGAAAGGATAAGTGCTGTGCCATTCACGACATAGATTCTGGACTTACTATACAAAGTATAGGAGACTTATCCAACGATATTAACAAGGTCGAATTTCATCCAGACGGGCTAATCCTGGCCGGTGCGGATGATGAGGGATTTATTGTCATTTGGGATCTTCGAAGCAGGAAATTTAAGGAACCAATAAAGGCACATGATGCCAAATGCACATCTATCGCTTTCAGTGAAAATGGATACTATTTAGCTTCTTGTGGCCACGATTATACAGTGGCTCTTTGGGATTTGAGGAAATCTGCCAGTTTTCAGAAACTAGAGCTTAAGACTCAGCCGAgcaaaattgtatttgatTACTCTGGTAATTATTTGAGTGTTGCCACAAATGAGGAAGTACAGGTTTACAATTTCGCATCTAAGGCAAATGCCACCCTTGTTGCTACTATGCATGGACACTCGGATATTGTTACTGATATCACGTAAGTCCCCCGTATTTTGTGTGACATTTATGTGTATTTTTATGCAATGTACGACccataatttattactaCCTAATGTAGTTTTGGTCCTGGAGCTGGCTATTTGTTATCAACGTGCTTGGACAAGACCATGAGACTTTGGGAATGAAATGCCCAGTAGTTggattaaaatatattttaaatgaagAAATTATTCACGTAAAAAACGATTCTTATTTTAATTACTGCAATATTTCTTAGAAATAATGCTTATTTGACAACATATTTCttacaattaatcaatacATACAACTACTGTATTACGTAAATCACACAATTTTTACTGTTATCTAGTAAGCATATCAACTATAACTAAAATGGTTAATGAGACACTACATATGAGTAATTTTAACCATTCgtttattaaaataagCAATTTGCTAGggatatttattaaaataaataaattaatataccaACCACCAAACGACTTCATATCAAACTAAAcgcaaataataatataaatcatGTTATGTATGCAAAATAAAGGTTTATTACAATCCATAATTCCATTCTATACATAAAActgttataaaatatacctTTAAACCTTATATATTaagaatataaattatagtaCTTTCTTGCAGTATATGTAGATGTTCAAAATTCCGATTGTAGTGTTAAAAGTGGATAGGCTTACTATGGGCCGCCAAACATGCCTCTTTAATGGCCTCAGATACTGTGGGATGGGCGAAACAAACCCTGGAAACATCTTGTGCTGAGGCACCATAGGTAATTGCCAGTCCAAAAGTGGCAATTAGCTCACTGGCCTGGGTCCCAAAGATCCAAGCCCCTAGAATCTTTCCAGATTCTTCATCACTCAGAACCTTTACAAAACCCGTAGTCtcatttgccaattttgcTCTGCTATTTGCTACCAACGGGAATACACCTTTTGTGTACTTTATACCAGATTCAATTAACTATATAAAATGTTTGTACTTACTGATTGCTCCGTTTGGCCCACACCAGAAACTTCTGGATGAGTATAAATGACAGAAGGTACGGTGTTATAATCCAAATGTGCTAGATCACGACCAACAATCTGACCTACGACAAATACCCCGTCATCTTCAGCTTTATGTGCCAACATTGGCCCATCTATCACGTCCCCtattgcatatatatttggataCTTTTCTAGGGACAAATTTGATGTAACAGGTACTTTTCCCCTAATTGTTTCGACTCCTATGGCTTCAAGACCAAGATTCTCAGTATAAGGGATTCTCCCTGTGGCGACCAATACTAGTTCAACTTCATGCTAAATCAGAGTTAATTGACTTACATCGACATATTCACCATTTTTATCCGCAGTAACTTTAACTCCAGTGGAAGATTCAGTGCCACCATTTACTTTGGTGTCTGTATGTATCTCAATCCCTTGCTTAACCAGTGCTGTTTTGAGTGCATCTGATATTTCGTGATCCATAACCgaacatatttttttagaAAACTCCAACACTTTAACCTTTGTACCAAGCCAATTAAAGACACTGGCCATTTCTAGACCGATAGCCCCTGCGCCTACTATGATCATCGACTTGGGACAGGTCGGCAATGATAAAACTTGGTCGGAAGATACTACTTTATCAGAGAAGGGCAACGGTGGGAAAGGGGAAGGAATCGATCCTGTAGCGATTATTATGTTCTTAGCTTCCAAAATATCTGTGCCAGCACTGGTAGTTACTTGAATTTGTGTTGGTGATTTTATGGTACCCCAGCCCTAggaattaattattgaataCCTTGATGTATTGTACCTTATTCtttttgaacaaaaattCTATACCTTGTATAAGAGACtttacacatttatccTTTGCGGCTACGATATCACCAAATTTGTATGACACACCAGACACAGATAGTCCAGTGCCTGCCAAGCCGTGGCTAATGAACTAAATAAACATCTGGACTTACGTGATAATTATAAGCAGTATTAATCAGCAGCTTTGACGGTATACAACCCACATTCAAGCAAGTACCTCCCAGTGACCCCCGGTGTTCAATGCAGGCCACATTTAGACCCTCTTGCGCCGCTTTGATTGCCGCCACATATCCACCAGGCCCTCCTCCAATTACAGCTAAGTCTAAACTAACTCATTTGAGACAATACCTTCTAGAAAAGCGTTTCAATCTGGATAAAATCATTGTTGAACATAGTTGGTTGTGGGGGAGATTAGTGAGTATGAGTTTTGCTAATGTGGCTTTACTTGCCACATTCATTTCACTTTCTCAGGATTTAGTAGTGGAATCCGGTACAACAAAAATTGGAGGCAAATGTCTAATTTCAAATGACGTTCCGCTCCTTAGACAATGCAGCAATATTCGAAAATTACCCTTGTTTATCCCAAATCAGATAGCAAATAGTTCACTACCTCGCAAATCAAACATTTCAAATGTGTTAAACTTACACAATTCACCATTGGTATATctcattatttatacagtGCTCTAATCCCAAGGAAATCATACTGGCTGAGGAATGTAGAAATTCATTACTTGCTGGTATCAACACAGTTGCCGATACTGTCAGGGTAggttaaattttgaaataaaaaatttgcggcttaaaatttataagaATACTCATTTGAAAAAGTAAATAATGTAGGTAACCCTTGGCCCGCAGGGACGTAACATTATGTTGGAGAAAGAGTATGGTTCACCACTCATAGTAAATGATGGCGTTACTATCGCCAGAAACATAGAACTGAGCGATAGGAGGCTAAACGCTGGCGCAAAGCTTATTCAAGAAATTGCTAGCACATCTGATGATCGAGCTGGAGATGGTACCACGTCTACTTCGATACTGGCGGCTGAGATTGCTAAAAGGGTAAGATCTAACTACAATTTGGCCTATATTTCcgtttataataaaaaactGATATAATCTGCTGGAATCacataaatttccattatttattatatgaCTTATTCAGGGAGTGGAATACGTTAACAAGGGCCACAATCCTGTTGCACTCCACAAGGGAATCCAAAAGGCAGCTAAAATCATAATTGAGGAAGTCAAACGCCTCTCAAATCCCGTAAAAAACCACACagatttattaaatgtagCCACTGTTGCCACTAGTGGCAATGTAGTTATGGGTAATGTAATTGCCAAGGCTTTTGACAAACTAGGGGTAAACGCAGCTACTGTACTCGAAGATGGTCCAGCACTGGAAGATGAACTTGAATTTACCGAAGGATATACTTTTGACCGTGGTTTTGCCAGTCCATATTTCCTTTATGGCGAAGAGAAAGAAGCTCTTGAGTGGCAAAATGCCAGCGTGCTAGTGGTAGATTCTAGAATTGAAAGTGCCCAATCAATATTACCAATACTGGAACACTTTGCCAAAAACAAACAACCGCTCATGATTATCGCCGAAGATTTTGGTCCTGAGGCCTTACAAACCTTcattattaacaaaatgCGAGGGATGCtaaaaattgttgcaaTTAAAGCACCTAGTTTTGGAGAACGCCGCAAGGATTATTTACGCGACATTTCCATTGCAACAAATGCTACTTTTGTATCCAAAGACGTTGGCATATCATTAGAAGACATAACACCCACAATGCTAGGTAGTACTACTAGTATTGTTGTCAAAAAAGAGAGGACTTCAATTTTGACCAAGCCACAGTACCTTGATGCCATTAAACAGAGGTAATGAAGGAGTAATCTCAGGGTTGACCAGCTCAAGCGTGAGTATGAAGACTCCACttcaaaatatgataaGGAGAAATTGAATGAACGCATCGCAGCACTTTCAGGAGGAATAGCTCGAATTAGAGTAAGTTTATCCATatcaatgtaatttatacagCAATTTAATCTACAATATGCAAGTGCATTTTTTTTACAAACTCcttcaattatatataattaataataggTTGGCGCATCTACCGAGACAGAACTTAGTGAAAAGAGACTTCGTTACGAAGATGCAATTAATGCCGTACGAGCGGCTATGGAAACTGGTTATGTCCCTGGAGGAGGagttacatatttatacatgACCAAACCGGAATTTGTGGATAAAGTAATGAAGCATATTGAGGAGAGTGTCAAAGCTGAAATGGCTTCATCTGAAGATTCAGACCTCCACAAACCAGGTAATCATTTCTTGTTATATCTAGAAGAAATTGAGGGAGAGATTGAACTTGAGAAGGCGGGAgccaaaattgtaattgaTGCCATGAGCGCCATAACTAGACAAATCGCTAACAATGCAGGGGCGGACGGAGATAAGGTGGTGCAAAGAATTTTAAGCTCAGGAAAGGAATTTGGCTTTGGTTGGAATGCAAAGACCAATATCTATGGAGACATGATAAAACAAGGTGTTATTGATCCAACCAAGGTAATAACTAGTGCCATTGACCACTCCACTTCAGTGGCTGGATTGCTACTTACGACTGAAGGGATTATGGTACAGAAGGACCAGCCGAAAAAGGCTAAGGAAAATGTAAACGAGTTTGATGAGTAGATTCAACtttttaaacatattatttacctGTATTTTAGGTGATAATATCTACGTATTATTGGATTGTCACGTAACTAAATTTAATCAACATGTTTAATGACTAGTTATTAGTACCAAAAGatttgttttaaatgaGTAAATTATCCGTATATCTGTTGATGAATGTGATTCTGTcaatatgatttatataacgctgaattgcaaaatagattaatttatattgtGCATGAGTGATTAATAATAAGTTAAATTTACTAAAAGCCAATAGattcataatttataacCATTATGTtcaaaaacaattattttattattagcggtaaatatataactaaatatCATGTTTAAAGCAAATTATAcggtatatatatatacacgaataaattaaacatatattataaattcataaTTAAGGAGGGAATCCTAACTCaagttttaataaattaacttATACATGATTAACTAAATATAGATTACAGCTCTAATCagaatattttgaaaaaaacTATTGTTGTGCCAAATATACAAGTATATAGTGCAATACCAGTATATATGTTAGCAATTGGTATAGGATATACTAAGTATATTGCTCGGAATCTTACTAAAAATTCAGCAAAGAAACATTTTATATCACAATTCTTTTTATTTACACACCATAAGCACCAATTTTTACGatacaacaaattcattcaTACTAACTCAACAAAAATGGATAAACATGACATTGGTCacttaaaaattattactgCAGATGAGCTAGAGGCCAATGATGGGACCGATGGCAACCGTTTGTGGATTTGCATTAAGAACATAGTGTATGACGTTACTGACTTCCATGAACACCCAGGCGGAATGGAAGAGTTTATTAATGTGGGAGGTGGGAGAAATTCATTTAGGTAAAGATGCAACGGAAAATTTTGAGGAGGTGGGTCACTCGGCAACAGCAGTCGACTTGATGTCAGAATATGTAGTGGGCAGACTGGCCAtagaaaatgataaaaattaatgtgCTTTGAACCATTGCACGCTTGAATATTCAACACTcatgtatttaaatacatattttcaGGCATTTGTGTATTTATCGCCAACttgaaaattgaaaattatgaagatctaaaaaaattaaaaaaatcaaattctAGTGCGAATTTTAGATGCGATATGTCTGACAACCTCCAATTGTTGCTTCTTCTTACCCAAACACGATGTTTTTTTGACGCCAAACAATGAATTTCCCTTGCATTTGACCATGGTGTTGATATGTTTCATCATCTTCTTGTTTTCACTCACAAACGATATTTGTTTGGTAACGTCATTAGACACTGGATCTGCCAATGGCAaactaaaattttcaagtcTTTTGCGGTCCTGTATCAATGCCTTCTTTTCTTGCCTGAATTTACGTCTCAAAGCATAGTTTGCTATATAACTGTCACCGCTCCTGGCATTGCTGAGGGTTTGTAGCATAGTAATCCGTTGTTTTTCAGTCACACCGTCACTAATGCTGTTCTGAAACTCATCAGCATTCACTGTTTTATCTTTTATCTCAGGCAATTCAATGTTACCACTGGTTAACTGATGTTCTAGTCTGAACATGGGATTTGTTGCCAGTAATTGCTTTTCTTCAATGGTCGCACCCAAAGTCAAAGTCCCTGCATCTTTGGTATCGAACGTGTCTACCTTCCTCCTAGCGCCTATTTTGACTACGTATTCCGTATTTTCGGGATCAGTTTCAATGACAATAGGATTTGTGCACgatttacaataaatagTAAATGAATAGATTACCGTAGTATAATGCATACCAATTTCACGGCGCTTAGCGTTAAATCGGACCCCCTTTGCTATATACTCATTACATTTGGTACAGATGATCTTAAATGGCATTTCAAAACGGATGAGCGATCCATCAGGACGAGCTGATTCACTGTAAATGGATGAGGTAGGtgctaaaatatttgtgaaatgattttttggtTTGGGGTTCCGCTTAATTTTGCGTTCTGGTGGATTCTCCGTATCCGGGGCATAATAAAAGTTGTCTGCCCTAGCAGCCTTAAGAGTTGACATctttgtttattttatcaatcaatctcttttttaaataatggAAAAAGAAAAACACAAGGCGAAATATACCTGTAGCATAGCACCTATAGACACTAACTATTGATAGTGCTGAGAATTACTTTCAATGTAGTGTAGTGATATGTATAGGGATTTACCTTGCCTGGAAAAATCACTAATCCAACCTATAAGACAAAAGCTATCATTTAAACTGGTCGATAATGTACAAAGTGAAGTAATAAAACCGACAACTGTTCAGTTTGATCCACGTACCTACACCAATACACTAATTGTAgaacaaaattacattatACCATTTTTAAATAGGCAATTCACCAGATTTATATAGGATTCACATTGTAAAATCACCGAGTTCTGATTTactttacaaaaattatttaccagGAGTGACTCTGGCCCATCACTTCCCGAACCGTCTGCTTAAAGTATGAACcaatcatatatataggTCAAAGAATCTAAAAGATTGCCACAAGatgtatatgtaaattCTTATATTGACCTTGATCAGTGTTATGGCAGGTCtttcattaaaaatgtcaagAGATCAGATGCGGTTCCAGTAGGTCACTCTTCATTTagttattgtataatttgatCGGCAAACATTGTATAACATTGTGTATAAACGGGAATCCGCCATTATCAGACATGAACTGTGTTTCCAACTGGTTCAATAAACTTAATAAGTTTGAGATTTTACAAAACCttcaattaaatatactgTGCCACCAACCATCGCAAATTTGGACTAGATGGATGACGACGAGGTTTTCAGATAATTTGgtaattgaattatatatttttaatgttaattattgCAACATTATCCACCATTAAGTGGATGTTATACTAAGCAGACTGACACAGGCAAAATATGCCATTGACTATGGATACTATCTTGCCagtttttcaaaattatcttgGGAAAATACTCTAACCCTTTTCTTATACAAGCCTGAACTTATATCACTCTTGTTGACAGACAGGAAGGGGTACATTAGGTGGCATTCAATTGGCACACCGAGCAATGAATCACTAAACATACTGGGTAAATCCGTAAAACAATTGTTGCGTGAAAAGGACtcataaatttgtaaactattaacattaattcaattatttagttttaGAAATAATTATGTGACATAGAAGAATATAATCAATGATGTGAAATGCATAAATACTTACATTTGGAGGTATGAACAATAAAAGCagcataaaatttaaaaaatttaatttccGGTTTATATTCAACATGCATAGATATTACATATCTGATACATAAACTGATACTGGGGTAGTTGTGCTCAGTGGCTATGCCCATTCTACTAAGTGGAAACACCACTCATATATCTagaaaaattattacaaaatgTGAATCTATTGGACACTCATGTTGTTTTTCAGTGGAATCCACAAATTTAGTATCTAATAAAGTACTGAAAGCACCCAGATCCTGGAGCAATAACTTGGCATCTACTATCCCTCATGGGGAATATCGCAAATGGCTCAATAAGATGCTTCTGATACTCCATGCAAAAAATGCTACCTCGTTTTGGTGCACTGAGAAGCTCAAACTCTTAGAGTTTTCCCTGGCAACTTACAAGATCAGCACACTTACTCGtaataactattttaatcaattactACACCATTTAGATAAGACAAAGGGTAATCAAaactaataatttaggGTCATTACTGGCTGGAGATAACACtaagtatataaatatttgcaaaaatatatctacGAACAAAGACAATTCTAGAGATTCCGATGATGAACAATCTAGATCGCAATACTTTTCCATGCTAGATTCAGAAATTCGAGGTCTCCATTTCCAATTAAGTCCAACACTAGCACAATACGAGAATAagaataatttgattaaagCTTTGGTTCCAATTCTTGAGGGGAAAACCAAGGGCAAATTTTATCCCTTTGGGTCTTGTGAATCAGGATTTTGgtatacaaaaattgacCTAGGGTCAGAGGATCAGATGTAGACGCTTGCCTAGTTATACCCGGTTGTGATACAAGATCTCAGTGGTTACATAAGTTACGACTTGTATGTTATGAcatatttagataaaaaGGGCTTTATCTTCAGTACCAGGAATATCATTCATAAGGATAATTCACGCTAATGTACCAATAGCCAAGGTAGGCAAGATTTTACACGAGATATTTAATGAAGAGAATGCAAATGTCTGCGACATTTCCATAAATAACACCGT
The DNA window shown above is from Babesia microti strain RI chromosome III, complete genome and carries:
- a CDS encoding Cytochrome b5 (overlaps_old_locusTagID:BBM_III04275), translated to MDKHDIGHLKIITADELEANDGTDGNRLWICIKNIVYDVTDFHEHPGGMEEFINVGGKDATENFEEVGHSATAVDLMSEYVVGRLAIENDKN
- a CDS encoding WD domain G-beta repeat (overlaps_old_locusTagID:BBM_III04260), with product MALICAISGIVPENPVLSRTGYVFEKHLIENYIRDSASCPVSGEPLTIDDITPINVNKLTKPRSISATSIPGILSMLQSEWDALALETFNLRTHVEAVRNQLSHCLYQHDAATRVISRLIKQRDKALQEVELLQKQLSNSTLIDNEPGLDDDAIDRIGCLAADLMAQRKKRSHEKFISANTIKKWTNTRQFRTHSSTQPGILCISLDKFHYDPFIPTKNSYVYTGGNDGIVVYFDLEQEKSISKLLGHTKPVNCVDSHQQQSICISGSDDKTIRIWKGDDESGEFKTIYLVRKHKSSITSVNIHPIQDFFASSGKDKCCAIHDIDSGLTIQSIGDLSNDINKVEFHPDGLILAGADDEGFIVIWDLRSRKFKEPIKAHDAKCTSIAFSENGYYLASCGHDYTVALWDLRKSASFQKLELKTQPSKIVFDYSGNYLSVATNEEVQVYNFASKANATLVATMHGHSDIVTDITFGPGAGYLLSTCLDKTMRLWE
- a CDS encoding dihydrolipoamide dehydrogenase (overlaps_old_locusTagID:BBM_III04265): MILSRLKRFSRSLDLAVIGGGPGGYVAAIKAAQEGLNVACIEHRGSLGGTCLNVGCIPSKLLINTAYNYHFISHGLAGTGLSVSGVSYKFGDIVAAKDKCVKSLIQGIEFLFKKNKVQYIKGWGTIKSPTQIQVTTSAGTDILEAKNIIIATGSIPSPFPPLPFSDKVVSSDQVLSLPTCPKSMIIVGAGAIGLEMASVFNWLGTKVKVLEFSKKICSVMDHEISDALKTALVKQGIEIHTDTKVNGGTESSTGVKVTADKNGEYVDHEVELVLVATGRIPYTENLGLEAIGVETIRGKVPVTSNLSLEKYPNIYAIGDVIDGPMLAHKAEDDGVFVVGQIVGRDLAHLDYNTVPSVIYTHPEVSGVGQTEQSLIESGIKYTKGVFPLVANSRAKLANETTGFVKVLSDEESGKILGAWIFGTQASELIATFGLAITYGASAQDVSRVCFAHPTVSEAIKEACLAAHSKPIHF
- a CDS encoding hypothetical protein (overlaps_old_locusTagID:BBM_III04285) is translated as MYRDLPCLEKSLIQPIRQKLSFKLVDNVQSEVIKPTTVQFDPRTYTNTLIVEQNYIIPFLNRIHIVKSPSSDLLYKNYLPGVTLAHHFPNRLLKVKESKRLPQDVYVNSYIDLDQCYGRSFIKNVKRSDAVPLLYNLIGKHCITLCINGNPPLSDMNCVSNWFNKLNKFEILQNLQLNILCHQPSQIWTRWMTTRFSDNLAKYAIDYGYYLASFSKLSWENTLTLFLYKPELISLLLTDRKGYIRWHSIGTPSNESLNILGKSVKQLLREKDS
- a CDS encoding Family of unknown function (DUF572) (overlaps_old_locusTagID:BBM_III04280); this encodes MSTLKAARADNFYYAPDTENPPERKIKRNPKPKNHFTNILAPTSSIYSESARPDGSLIRFEMPFKIICTKCNEYIAKGVRFNAKRREIGMHYTTVIYSFTIYCKSCTNPIVIETDPENTEYVVKIGARRKVDTFDTKDAGTLTLGATIEEKQLLATNPMFRLEHQLTSGNIELPEIKDKTVNADEFQNSISDGVTEKQRITMLQTLSNARSGDSYIANYALRRKFRQEKKALIQDRKRLENFSLPLADPVSNDVTKQISFVSENKKMMKHINTMVKCKGNSLFGVKKTSCLGKKKQQLEVVRHIASKIRTRI
- a CDS encoding chaperonin GroEL (overlaps_old_locusTagID:BBM_III04270) → MSFANVALLATFISLSQDLVVESGTTKIGGKCLISNDVPLLRQCSNIRKLPLFIPNQIANSSLPRKSNISNVLNLHNSPLCSNPKEIILAEECRNSLLAGINTVADTVRVTLGPQGRNIMLEKEYGSPLIVNDGVTIARNIELSDRRLNAGAKLIQEIASTSDDRAGDGTTSTSILAAEIAKRGVEYVNKGHNPVALHKGIQKAAKIIIEEVKRLSNPVKNHTDLLNVATVATSGNVVMGNVIAKAFDKLGVNAATVLEDGPALEDELEFTEGYTFDRGFASPYFLYGEEKEALEWQNASVLVVDSRIESAQSILPILEHFAKNKQPLMIIAEDFGPEALQTFIINKMRGMLKIVAIKAPSFGERRKDYLRDISIATNATFVSKDVGISLEDITPTMLGSTTSIVVKKERTSILTKPQYLDAIKQRVDQLKREYEDSTSKYDKEKLNERIAALSGGIARIRVGASTETELSEKRLRYEDAINAVRAAMETGYVPGGGVTYLYMTKPEFVDKVMKHIEESVKAEMASSEDSDLHKPEEIEGEIELEKAGAKIVIDAMSAITRQIANNAGADGDKVVQRILSSGKEFGFGWNAKTNIYGDMIKQGVIDPTKVITSAIDHSTSVAGLLLTTEGIMVQKDQPKKAKENVNEFDE
- a CDS encoding Poly(A) RNA polymerase cid11 (overlaps_old_locusTagID:BBM_III04295) is translated as MPILLSGNTTHISRKIITKCESIGHSCCFSVESTNLVSNKVLKAPRSWSNNLASTIPHGEYRKWLNKMLLILHAKNATSFWCTEKLKLLEFSLATYKISTLTRNNYFNQLLHHLDKTKGSLLAGDNTKYINICKNISTNKDNSRDSDDEQSRSQYFSMLDSEIRGLHFQLSPTLAQYENKNNLIKALVPILEGKTKGKFYPFGSCESGFWVRGSDVDACLVIPGCDTRSQWLHKLRLIKRALSSVPGISFIRIIHANVPIAKIFNEENANVCDISINNTVALENTLFVKVLNKIDYRTSQLGRIIKYWASCRKINNRAQGTMSSYTLLLMLFHFLQNRKPPILPKYMDIKKDDSRPYIIPDDNNNNESMLAESPDHDQEMDEIEDLDEEQPREPSTEDDLIGNIKNPPFLDNLNEILERNQFLGTNSESLGELLYHFFEFFGDEQFEQGRTIDIHNNTVDTNNKEVLIVRCPLTGKNVNPFSPRIWQSIHGEFRRMKILLQSQNCLAIMCEVVSDPPLKREVKEKIAKRKEMKKLAEEIESLTL